Genomic window (Culex pipiens pallens isolate TS chromosome 3, TS_CPP_V2, whole genome shotgun sequence):
cattgagtgagtttacatcaGAAACagcaattacgtgctgtgtaaatttacatatttttttctgtgtacttactGTGAAAGCCAGTCCTAACCACCTCCACGTGGATGTCCTGTAAAGTGGGAATATTCCCGGAGTAACGAAGCTTCCGCAAGGTTTCCGTTAAAATGGTATGGtaatactgaaaaaagatttCTTTAAGGATATTTCACATTGAGAAAGTAAACAGAAACCTCACCCGAATGAACTCCAACCAATGTTTCTCCCGAATGTCATCCTGAACCGAGCCATTTAAAAAGTAGTTAAGATCAACTCCGGGAGACCCAAAGTACGCTAGCTGGTAATCGAACAGTAGTACATCGTTCAGCGCCACCTTGTCCTCATACCTGAACATCAGGTTGCTGGTCCAAACATCGTCGTGGTTCAGCACGTTGAAGACGGCGTCATCCCTGGTGTAAACCTGGCATCCTTTTGCGATTGTGGTATTTGGaagatttcgtattttttccaagatttcgcAATACGAAGGATCGCTCCAACTCTCCAAGAGCTTCACCACTTGGCGGGCGCACATTTTGTAGAAGACCAGAAAGTCTTGCCGGTGCGGGTTAGTCGTGATCGCACCCTCCATAACTGGTTCCATTACTTCCGGTTCTTCTTGGTACACAACCGCTGAACCTGCGTGTAGTTTCGCTAACTTTCTTAGAACCAGCTTAGTCTGCTCTAAATTCAAGCCAATACGTCGATCGACCATTTGGTATCCACGTTCCTTGATATCTTCAAACACCAGCATGGTCTTCGGGTCATCCGTTGTATAGGTACAGGCTGGCGAAATTTGAACTGGATCCCCAATGCTTTGCAAAAGTTTGCTTATTCTGGGTAGAATATCTCGATACACTGCAATCTCCCTTGGAAAGATGTTGTTCTTCTCCATAACCTTCCGTTGAATATCACCCGATGGAATTACTTTCataattttagtacttttcTGGCGTTTTCCATCCATTTCGTACTCAATTACCACTCGGTACATTTCACTGGCATAGTTGTCCCCTTTTTTCGTAGCAGCTTCAACTTTATGACCTACGACCTTAAACCGACACTCATTGGCACCTAGCAGGATTCGCTCCAATAAATCAGTGGTAATCCAATCTCCGTTGATCGCCATTATGCTGACACTTGACTTTGCGCAGAAACCCGACTGGACGTGTTGAAACTTGAACATTGAAGAGTCGCCGCGAATTATGACTATATTGGTGGTGACTTTGTTGCCAGCCGGCAACGCACCTTTGAGTGCTAGGGAATTAATGAATGGAATTACGGTGTGTGTGGAAGATGTTTGAAGAGAGTTTTCGGGGATGATGAAATGAGCGTTGCTATTTAATCATTGCAGACAATCTTTAGTAGCCTTAAACTTAGAAGTCGTTTTAGGACTATTCGGAAATAAATGCCAAACAAGGTAAAACATAATATTTAGctatatttatttaacttttaaatttcgTATAGTTGATATTTTCTATTGTATCATAAGATCACTTCAATGCATCCAACAGTCCCTTCCTGTCGAACACTGGCAGCAGAGCTTGTATTATCTTGTGGTATTTCTTGTTTGCCATCACTGTCCGCTTGAACTGACGAGTTCGATCATCGTTTCCGGTGAGTCCTTCGAAATCGGCATCGCAAGTGACCTCGTTGATGGCGATCGGAAGTGGGACGATGCTGGAGTTGACAGCTGTTGAGTagattgaaaataattattttgaatatcaaataaaatgagCAAAATTACCGAAAAACATCTTCTTCAATAAGTGTTGTTGAAATTGATGCAAAGTTGGTATCTTTTTAGAACAACCAAGACGATTCACGTAATCCGAAAAGTGATTGTAATAGTACTGCATTAGttcttcaaaacaattttgccGAATCTCATCCTTAGTCGATGTGTagaaaaagtaaagtaaatccgCTGCTGGAGTCGTGTAGTTGCAAAACTGAAGATCCAAAAGTACAACCTCAACAGGTTTACCATCAGAATTGTTGAGAAACATCATATTGTTAGTCCAAGGATCTCCATGGTTCAGCACGCGTAGATCAACTTCGCATTCGTGATCGGTTACAGCAAGACTGTTTTCAATAAAGTATGGTTGCAATTTCTCCAGTTTGCCGCAATAGTATTGCCACTTTGAATCCCACGTTTTCATCTCTTCGATTAACGCATCAAAACTAGACTGAAACATTGAATACAACGCACTTGTGTGACGAGTCAGGATCCCAGTGTTGAATCGATCAACTATCTCCGGCTCCATCTCAATCAATTTCAAAGAACAAGCGTGCAGTTTAGCCAATCCCACCAGAACCTTCTTGGTGTGCTCCAATCCCAACCCACTCACTCTATCCGCCATTACGAATCCTCCATGATTCAAATCTTCAAAGACTATCGCATCGTGCTCTCGATCAACGGCCAACGTCTTCGGAAACAGCTTGGAACGATCACCAATCGAGCGCATCATTTTATCGATCTTCGGAATCACCAACTCGTACACGTTCATTTCCTTCTGGTGAACTTTGTAATCCTTCATTTTTAGGTTGGCCGCCCCATCCGTGGGGGTGTACTTGACAATGTAACTTTCGTCGTGAAGGGGTTGAGATTTGCTTTGAACCTTTAGCGCAGATCGAAAAATTATACTGACGTAATTTTCACCCTTGGACAGGGCGTAGCTCACATCTATTGAAGGCACCCTGATTGAAAAATCATTGCGTTCTTTTTTGAGAATATTCTCAAAATAAGTTGCATTAAGCCACTCGGGAATTTCGTCCGTTGAGAAGGGCATAGTTACAACGATATTGTTGGACATTACGAGAGCCTATCTGGTATGAGTTCTAGTAACGATGAAGATAAACTGGCCTATCCTTTCTGCCAGAGATATTCAAGTCCATCTGGGCTCGGTACGTGAGAAAATTATTTATGACATTGTTTACAACCTAGTTTTTAAAGATAATTTCAAAGTCAGCTTGTTAAGCAGATGTTCTAAGTTATTGTAATCATGTTAGGACTGAATAAATCCTAATCATTTGAGTTACTATTGGGTacaaatggctttttgttttaatatttttacttttgttCGAAGATGANNNNNNNNNNNNNNNNNNNNNNNNNNNNNNNNNNNNNNNNNNNNNNNNNNNNNNNNNNNNNNNNNNNNNNNNNNNNNNNNNNNNNNNNNNNNNNNNNNNNCATTTGctacaaatttgaaaactgattttaaagtATGAAACTAGAAAGGTGCTGAAAAATAAAGAGATTTATTGTAGTTCAAACAATCtttactacacagaaaaaaaaaatcatggtaatattacatctgggaaggggtacatcttttatgttagaaaaaaggtgtaattttacctctggaaatgtgtaattttaccacttttctgttgtaatgtcactttttcattctaaattgaggtaaaataacatcataaaagagctaatattcaaccttccaaaattaaagcttccaaatttacattatttttttctgtgtagtttttttttattcggcgaTGCTATAGCTATCAGATATAACaatttgaaaagaataaaaaaaggtaaaataatttgTTGGCGCAGATCGAGCGGTGAAACGAATGCTTGAGCAGACTATTCATCAACACTAAAGATACTACAAAAATAACCCTCAGCAGACAACTGCGAGCAATATGTGGTTAGTTCTAAAAGttgcaaaattatgatttttacaGCACCAgttgaaatgtttttgcaattccgaaaagaatttttgaagagaatttttcagtaaaacattttttcccctCTTTAAGTTGGTGTCCATGTGTTTGGTCATCTTCAAAACTAAAACAATGTCGACACGgcagaacaaacatttttagtgaacaaatagttcaaaaggtgttttccggaattgcaaaacttgattttgtcAATACTGATCGTATCTACACAACTTAGTAGAGCCTCGTTAAGACTAGGGCtggaaaaatcatgattttgcatCTTGTTACATTAACTACTATTTATTAGGATCTGCTTTAAAACTTGAAATGGAACTAGGGACGTGCTGAGCAACACAGTAAAAAGGCTcgtaaaagtttggatgattgAATATTACCTGTTTTATCatgcaattttacctcaatttagactgaaaaactgacattacaccagaaaactGTTAAAttacgagcaattccagctcaaatcaggaatttttctgatacttttttcttgaccctctccgatttaaatgaaactttgaagacatgttatcctaggcctatataagccatttttgtgcatatggagcaaatagtactcgagaataacatttgagaagggcgtaaggtatttaaatatttttgtattctgttatttaaaaattactgtatctcgaagccgttgcgtcgtatcaaaaagtggtcaaagacaaacttgtaggaaatttgacgggctttctgaaacaaatacactgaaacaaaaatacacgccacatctatgagattttttgatttttaagtctaaaacttaaatttgaaggtgatgtcacgaatttttttcgttcaaaatttttgagaaaatagcctaaaatgttactaaaagactgacgaaaaatgcaggatggtatgtctctcctaaaaaaatacaaaaatcatttactaaaactgttttttttaaagtggtctaaacgtcaaaatttttaaaaaccgatagtgggaatcgattctccagacaattttacatacaagTCTCGGTATTgtccattgtcctatgtccaatccttgggaagatacagcggttttaaaaatataaatgttgaaaaaatgggatttttggtggtttttgacaatttctatatgactgacttggttttttagtctcgtaaatatttttaacggaaagctcgtccaatttcccataagtttgacagcatttcaattatatgtaagggcttacagaaataagcttaattacatcgcttataactgaaaatagaatatttttttcagtgtggtagaaaccaggatagtaaatttgattacgtaaatataaaaacgatataaatcaaaaagctgtcaaaggcaaacttatgagaaattggacgagctttccggtaaaaatatttacgagactgaaaaaccaagtctgtcatatagaaaatgccaaaaaccaccaaaaatcccgttttttcaacatttttatttttaaaaccgctgtatcttcccaaggattggacataggacaatggtcaatatggagacatttatgtaaaattatctggggaattcgtgacatcaccttcaaatttaacttttaaacttaaaaattgaaaaatgaaattaacagtggcgtatatttttgtttcagtgtatttttatcagaaaacccgtccaatttcctacaagtttgtctttgaccactttttgatacgacgcaacggcttcgagatcagtaatttttaaattgcaaaatacaaaaatatttaaataccttacgcacttctcaaatgttattctcgagtactattggctccatatacacaaaaatggcttatataggcctaggataacatgtctacaaagtttcattgaaatcggagagggtcgggtacaaaagtaccagaaaaatcctgatttgagctggaattgctcttacacatttctaaaatttctaacattaaagatgtaccacttcccagatgtaatattaccatgattatttttactgtgtagcgcACACAATtcccaaattaatgctgattaaaaaatcttttttttttcatgatgctcAAAATAATTCACTGGAATTTGTTCCATGCATATTTACCAAGGTTGCTGttcttttgaaaagttcatacaatgtaagaaaaagtgtatttttggattgtgtaaaattggaagaATTAATATGATCTTTTTTtatggtgtaattttacttcaatttagactgaaaaagtggcaatttaaacattcttactGGTAAAATGTCAGACATtccagcctcgattatccggaggCTTCGGAAAAATTTAACATCggttaatcgaatcacgatttttgttTTCGCTGTCTTTTTTTTGATGGTCGAAAtgtgaaaaatgtaattttggaaggttgaatattatcttatttaattttataattttacctcaatttattctgaaaaagtggcattgcATCAGGAAAGTGGTAAAAGTAAACATTTCCAGacacactttttttctgacataaaagatgtaccccttcccagatgtaatattaatatgatttttgtactgtgtattgaaaaaatgctttttccaaTATAAAAGACAACCGATATCCAAATTTGACTGAATTGTTGTCGTCTtactcgaattttatgttacaagtaagaaaataaaaaaaaatgaaaaaaattgttttggtcatgatttgattatccgcaGTCCTATacaccttcggataatcaagacTTTTGTTATGTATCTAAAATCTGGAAAtgataaaacttcaaaatttctgcAATTTTGACTGGCAATATATGCGCCATATGAATCGTCAATATAATTAATATATTcatttagttttctttttaagCTTTGTtgcacataaaaaatatattacacCTGGGGATGAgtgtaaatttaactttttttgtgtaatgaaatattttcagtATGAAACGAAGTAATATTACATCGTTAAAGAGGAACcttctatttttttgaaacgtgAAAAATTTCGATCATTTTCTCTGAAATTTTGAGGTTATAATAAAGGCATCTTGATTGCACTTGTTTTACGTAGAGCAATTCCTTTTGAAACCGGATTGCTTTAGTGTTTTCAGAAACTAGGTTTATAACGGTTTACAAGTTTAGATTTAcggttatttaaaattatttgtggtgatttttgaataacttttaaATATCATGGGGCAAATGCAAAATTGATTTGTAGTTTCCTCGAAAAATCAGAGAGCATTGTAAAATAGGactaataatcaaaatttt
Coding sequences:
- the LOC120412967 gene encoding uncharacterized protein LOC120412967, with the translated sequence MSNNIVVTMPFSTDEIPEWLNATYFENILKKERNDFSIRVPSIDVSYALSKGENYVSIIFRSALKVQSKSQPLHDESYIVKYTPTDGAANLKMKDYKVHQKEMNVYELVIPKIDKMMRSIGDRSKLFPKTLAVDREHDAIVFEDLNHGGFVMADRVSGLGLEHTKKVLVGLAKLHACSLKLIEMEPEIVDRFNTGILTRHTSALYSMFQSSFDALIEEMKTWDSKWQYYCGKLEKLQPYFIENSLAVTDHECEVDLRVLNHGDPWTNNMMFLNNSDGKPVEVVLLDLQFCNYTTPAADLLYFFYTSTKDEIRQNCFEELMQYYYNHFSDYVNRLGCSKKIPTLHQFQQHLLKKMFFAVNSSIVPLPIAINEVTCDADFEGLTGNDDRTRQFKRTVMANKKYHKIIQALLPVFDRKGLLDALK